From a single Arachnia propionica genomic region:
- a CDS encoding LysM peptidoglycan-binding domain-containing protein, translated as MRRVAKATGAAVLLAVLLLGVPWALLCWGRLADLATVDWGNALLRPDDGRIILGVLSLLGWLAWGLLALTTIGELLHATSRGRIRFHVPGAGWLRPVVALLVAAALSPLLAANASSPLLDTPAAVAALTEVTPTDPTDTASHTTRQEPITWREYKVQPGDELWDIAEHELGAGERWRQLIAANPGIDVDHPPPPGTILRLPMTVTVESGDSLWHLAEQHLGDPERWPELHDANRDRITDPDEIDTGWVLTLPGADVAALGTPSHPAPPTASEPVPTPTPSPETTPTPSPLPSPTESPGPASETSSVEEHPDLSGYLGPIGGLLAAGVITGLSLRRRSALQTRPLGRRSISVPSPLEHFWTALGRRGTQPRPNDPVNPSPTSVLLGWRGEEEVWITLEESRCLWLSGPHPEVLGMTASTWTSLLCAQWSSEVDVVAANPREAWAEAIDDPRLVVMPSTDDALTHLEQLCAGRRVALGSASLTAVRSDPDRTTGFAPTVFILCDPLTHQQVIRVAQALELGQVGVSVIAPTRQRPSAPGNHLELQDARTARLDSGEEFEPQLIPGPARHALVELFTSSIAPESEPAPWWCDDPLPPKETPLPGSGPVKEPPMAAEPHSPTLLLLGEVDLVACDGSRPARATGRCLECCAWLLSNPGATPTQMRESLMVAESTRRSNMSRLRGWLGKGPEGEHLPDAYSGRIRLAASVSSDWERFQSLLAGGVNRAGETSLAEALALVRGTPLGSFEFQWSWAEQLRSDMVNMIIDAAAVLADRCTARGEHALADWAISQGIRAAGDVEPLVVRRIRSLAQRGDRAGVDQQVLLLTREARASGRDLGPDSVRMIQEALHTCRRGTHRERSDAG; from the coding sequence GTGAGACGAGTTGCGAAAGCCACCGGCGCCGCTGTTCTGCTCGCCGTCCTGCTGTTGGGCGTGCCCTGGGCACTGCTCTGCTGGGGCCGGCTGGCTGACCTGGCGACGGTCGACTGGGGAAACGCCCTACTACGTCCCGACGACGGTCGCATCATCCTAGGAGTGCTGTCGTTGCTTGGCTGGCTGGCCTGGGGATTACTCGCCCTGACCACCATCGGCGAGCTGCTGCACGCTACTTCACGAGGTCGGATCAGATTCCACGTACCCGGCGCGGGCTGGCTCCGTCCCGTCGTCGCTTTGCTGGTGGCTGCCGCGCTGTCACCACTGCTGGCGGCGAATGCTTCCTCACCCCTGCTCGATACTCCCGCAGCAGTTGCAGCACTGACAGAGGTCACTCCCACCGACCCCACCGATACGGCGTCCCACACCACTCGGCAGGAACCCATCACATGGCGGGAGTACAAGGTGCAGCCAGGTGACGAGCTGTGGGATATCGCCGAACACGAACTCGGTGCAGGGGAAAGATGGCGCCAGCTGATTGCCGCAAACCCGGGGATCGACGTGGATCATCCCCCTCCTCCGGGAACGATCCTGCGGCTGCCCATGACGGTGACCGTGGAGTCAGGAGATTCCCTCTGGCACCTGGCTGAGCAGCACCTCGGGGATCCCGAGCGCTGGCCCGAGCTCCACGATGCCAACCGGGACCGTATCACCGACCCCGACGAGATCGACACCGGTTGGGTGCTCACCCTGCCCGGGGCGGACGTTGCCGCCCTGGGCACACCGTCACATCCCGCCCCGCCCACCGCCAGCGAGCCAGTCCCCACACCCACTCCCTCACCGGAAACGACTCCCACGCCCTCACCCCTCCCATCCCCGACTGAAAGCCCTGGCCCAGCATCCGAGACCTCTTCCGTGGAGGAACACCCCGACCTGTCGGGTTACCTCGGCCCGATCGGGGGTCTCCTGGCGGCGGGGGTCATCACAGGCCTTTCGCTGCGCCGTCGAAGCGCCCTACAAACCCGTCCCCTCGGACGCCGCTCCATATCCGTCCCATCCCCTCTGGAACATTTCTGGACGGCCCTGGGACGCCGAGGAACACAACCCCGACCCAATGACCCCGTCAACCCCTCCCCCACCTCCGTGCTGTTGGGCTGGCGCGGAGAGGAGGAAGTCTGGATCACTCTGGAGGAGAGTCGTTGCCTCTGGCTCTCCGGTCCCCACCCAGAGGTCCTAGGCATGACCGCCAGCACCTGGACAAGTCTGCTGTGCGCGCAGTGGTCATCCGAGGTCGATGTGGTTGCAGCCAACCCCCGGGAAGCCTGGGCCGAAGCCATCGACGATCCTCGCCTCGTGGTCATGCCATCCACCGACGACGCCCTGACACACCTGGAACAACTCTGCGCTGGTCGCCGCGTGGCGCTCGGTTCGGCTTCGCTCACAGCAGTGCGTTCGGATCCGGACCGGACCACCGGATTCGCCCCCACGGTATTCATCCTCTGCGATCCACTGACCCACCAGCAGGTGATCCGCGTCGCCCAGGCACTCGAACTCGGCCAGGTCGGGGTCAGCGTGATAGCCCCAACTCGGCAACGCCCCTCCGCTCCAGGAAACCATCTGGAGTTGCAGGATGCTCGGACCGCGAGGCTGGACTCCGGAGAGGAGTTCGAGCCCCAGCTCATCCCGGGACCTGCCCGTCACGCGTTGGTCGAGTTGTTCACGTCCTCGATCGCACCGGAGTCGGAGCCTGCCCCCTGGTGGTGCGATGACCCTCTTCCCCCCAAAGAAACCCCGCTGCCCGGCAGCGGCCCCGTCAAGGAACCACCCATGGCCGCCGAACCTCACTCACCGACGCTGCTTCTCCTGGGGGAGGTGGACCTGGTGGCCTGCGACGGCTCGCGACCGGCCCGGGCCACCGGGCGCTGCCTCGAATGCTGCGCCTGGCTGCTGTCCAATCCGGGAGCAACCCCCACCCAGATGCGGGAATCACTGATGGTCGCCGAGAGCACCAGGCGCTCGAACATGTCCAGGCTGCGTGGCTGGTTGGGAAAGGGACCGGAGGGAGAACACCTGCCCGATGCCTATTCCGGACGCATCCGGCTCGCTGCCTCCGTTTCGAGTGACTGGGAGAGATTCCAGTCACTGCTCGCAGGCGGGGTCAACCGGGCCGGCGAAACATCACTGGCCGAGGCACTCGCGCTGGTCCGAGGAACACCACTAGGAAGTTTCGAATTCCAGTGGAGCTGGGCAGAACAACTGCGCAGCGACATGGTGAACATGATCATTGACGCCGCGGCGGTGCTGGCGGATCGTTGCACGGCCCGCGGGGAACATGCACTAGCCGACTGGGCCATCTCCCAAGGAATCCGCGCCGCAGGGGACGTGGAGCCCTTGGTCGTACGGCGGATTCGCTCGCTCGCCCAGCGCGGCGACCGGGCTGGAGTGGACCAGCAGGTGCTGCTGCTCACACGTGAGGCGCGCGCCTCAGGACGAGACCTCGGGCCAGATTCGGTACGCATGATCCAAGAGGCCCTCCACACTTGCCGCCGAGGGACCCACCGCGAACGATCCGACGCCGGGTAA
- a CDS encoding ATP-binding cassette domain-containing protein, which translates to MPSPQVGSTWSGVAERGALRAVALTWQPLGTDHPLLDDVNIEIGAGQRVLLAGVSGAGKSTLLRAFAGVLEDHTPGQLSGEVTVGGLPAVAGRGDVVLTGQQPFDSIVAETVERDVAFGPENLGLPVTEIHDRIAEALELVDFPFLPGHPTAALSGGQAQRLALAGALAMKPDVLLLDEPGAMLDAPSAARLRDAVNDVVVSTGATLVVADHDIAGWNGIVERLVVIDAGRVLADGPFEEVVETMGARLLELGLWVPGAPDPEPVAVDLGRNASRDMRDVMAQARGITVDRRPPLTLKSTREAKPRRVLCDVDVELRQGELVALNGDSGAGKSTLLAALLGTLPVTSGEVRIGGDDPARLTSRQLAARAGWVPQFAEGLVVGDTVLSSLTATALVLGGDREDVKARARRLLAAVGLGDMEDRHPLSLSGGEQRRLAVVSSVLHTPGVLLADEPTVGLDRVTWAAVAGVLLSAREAGIGVLVATHDAALTRLADRRIGLPSPPTAEEERSPIAQEEVGARGLLGRSGPLSLLLGAVFFTASGVIAGGLLPLTIGVAALVAVGMVLLRFRFPLGRLVAPGIAIASIAWSNWLLSDPRAIEPALVAALRVAFIVLPGVVAASFLEPTALGDHLGGRLRLPSRLVLAVVAALRRLDGFAELWQEISRARRVRGVGAGRSPLSKAREWGALCLALLVASVRQAGRLTIAMDSRGYSAPGPRTWLGEAAWTREDTVLVVIAASLAILPHLLGALI; encoded by the coding sequence ATGCCTTCCCCGCAGGTCGGGAGCACCTGGTCCGGCGTGGCTGAACGGGGGGCATTGCGGGCGGTTGCTCTCACCTGGCAGCCCCTGGGAACAGATCATCCGCTCCTGGATGACGTGAACATCGAGATCGGGGCGGGGCAGAGAGTCCTGTTGGCTGGTGTCAGTGGGGCGGGTAAATCCACCCTGCTGCGGGCCTTCGCAGGAGTGCTGGAGGATCACACCCCGGGGCAGCTTTCGGGTGAGGTGACGGTTGGGGGTCTTCCGGCGGTCGCGGGTCGCGGTGATGTCGTCCTGACCGGTCAACAACCTTTCGACTCGATCGTCGCCGAGACTGTGGAGCGTGACGTCGCCTTCGGGCCGGAGAACCTCGGCCTGCCGGTCACGGAGATTCACGACCGGATCGCCGAGGCGTTGGAGCTGGTCGATTTTCCCTTCCTTCCCGGACATCCGACGGCGGCGTTGTCGGGTGGGCAGGCCCAGCGGCTGGCGCTGGCGGGAGCACTGGCCATGAAACCCGACGTGCTTCTCCTTGATGAGCCGGGGGCGATGCTCGATGCTCCCTCGGCCGCTCGGCTGCGGGATGCAGTGAACGACGTGGTCGTCAGCACCGGTGCCACCCTGGTAGTCGCTGATCACGACATCGCTGGGTGGAACGGGATCGTGGAGCGGCTGGTGGTGATCGATGCAGGACGTGTTCTCGCAGATGGTCCCTTCGAGGAGGTTGTGGAGACCATGGGTGCCCGCCTCCTCGAGCTGGGGCTCTGGGTTCCGGGGGCGCCCGACCCGGAACCTGTCGCTGTCGACCTCGGAAGAAACGCGTCCCGGGACATGAGGGATGTCATGGCCCAGGCCCGGGGAATCACGGTTGACCGGAGGCCACCGCTCACCCTGAAGAGCACCCGGGAAGCAAAGCCGCGGCGGGTGCTGTGTGACGTCGACGTGGAGCTGCGGCAAGGAGAACTGGTGGCCCTTAACGGCGACAGCGGGGCGGGTAAGTCCACCCTGCTGGCCGCTCTCCTGGGAACGCTGCCCGTGACATCAGGCGAGGTGAGGATCGGGGGTGACGATCCAGCACGCCTCACCTCACGACAGCTCGCGGCGAGAGCAGGCTGGGTTCCGCAATTCGCGGAGGGCCTGGTTGTGGGGGACACCGTATTGTCCTCCCTGACTGCCACCGCCCTGGTGTTGGGAGGCGACCGGGAGGATGTGAAGGCCCGGGCCCGGCGGCTCCTGGCGGCGGTGGGACTCGGCGACATGGAGGATCGTCATCCGTTGAGCCTGTCGGGCGGTGAACAGCGACGCCTGGCCGTTGTCTCCTCAGTGCTCCACACACCTGGTGTCCTCCTGGCGGACGAACCCACCGTGGGATTGGACCGGGTGACCTGGGCTGCTGTGGCGGGTGTCCTGCTCTCGGCCCGGGAGGCCGGAATCGGGGTGTTAGTTGCTACCCACGATGCCGCTTTGACGCGCCTGGCCGACCGGCGGATTGGCCTGCCCTCCCCGCCCACGGCTGAGGAGGAGCGTTCTCCGATCGCGCAGGAAGAGGTAGGAGCCAGGGGGTTGCTGGGGAGGAGTGGGCCGCTCTCCCTGCTGCTCGGTGCGGTTTTCTTCACCGCATCTGGTGTCATCGCAGGGGGTTTGCTGCCGCTGACGATTGGGGTGGCGGCCCTGGTTGCGGTGGGAATGGTGCTGTTGCGGTTTCGGTTCCCACTCGGACGGCTGGTGGCCCCTGGTATCGCTATTGCATCCATCGCATGGTCCAACTGGCTGCTCTCCGACCCCCGTGCCATTGAACCCGCGCTCGTGGCCGCCCTGCGGGTGGCATTCATCGTGCTGCCCGGTGTGGTGGCGGCTTCCTTCCTGGAACCCACCGCCCTCGGGGACCATCTCGGGGGCCGGTTGCGCTTACCGTCGCGTCTTGTCTTGGCAGTGGTTGCGGCCCTCCGCCGGCTCGATGGGTTCGCTGAACTGTGGCAGGAGATCTCGCGGGCACGACGGGTCCGTGGTGTCGGTGCTGGTCGTTCCCCGCTCAGCAAGGCGCGTGAGTGGGGGGCGCTGTGTCTTGCGTTGCTGGTGGCTTCAGTCAGGCAAGCTGGGCGGTTGACGATCGCCATGGACTCGCGCGGTTACTCCGCCCCGGGCCCCAGAACCTGGTTGGGGGAAGCCGCATGGACTCGCGAGGACACCGTGCTGGTGGTGATCGCCGCTTCGCTGGCCATCCTGCCTCATCTGCTCGGAGCGCTCATCTGA
- a CDS encoding ECF transporter S component translates to MTATASTTTPRTQLAVGGPLAWRSVDLVTTAILGVALGVAFWGWDLLLYPAVSALLNTAFPPLASLTLGVWVLPAVVGGFVVRRPGAALLCEIVAATVEALLGNQWGLNVMISGALQALGVEIILAVFVWRGFRLGVAVLAGALSAILELCCWEWWVYQGEYTFSMKLVALGCAVVSCSAISGPGGWGLVRAMAATGALNAFPAGREHLVRRG, encoded by the coding sequence ATGACTGCAACCGCCAGCACAACGACCCCGAGGACACAGCTCGCGGTGGGGGGACCCCTCGCGTGGCGTTCCGTGGATCTTGTGACCACCGCCATTCTCGGCGTCGCGCTGGGCGTCGCCTTTTGGGGATGGGATCTGCTGCTCTACCCCGCGGTGTCGGCGCTGCTCAACACCGCCTTCCCGCCCCTGGCGAGTCTGACTCTCGGAGTGTGGGTGTTGCCCGCGGTTGTGGGTGGGTTCGTGGTGCGCCGTCCCGGGGCTGCCCTGCTCTGCGAGATCGTGGCCGCCACTGTCGAGGCGCTGTTGGGAAATCAGTGGGGGCTGAACGTGATGATCTCGGGCGCTTTGCAGGCGCTCGGGGTTGAGATCATCCTCGCGGTCTTTGTGTGGAGGGGATTCCGTCTCGGGGTGGCGGTGTTGGCAGGTGCGCTCTCCGCCATCCTCGAATTGTGTTGCTGGGAATGGTGGGTCTACCAGGGTGAGTACACCTTCAGCATGAAGCTGGTGGCCCTCGGCTGCGCAGTCGTTTCCTGCAGTGCGATCTCCGGTCCCGGAGGTTGGGGCCTGGTCAGGGCGATGGCCGCGACTGGGGCGTTGAATGCCTTCCCCGCAGGTCGGGAGCACCTGGTCCGGCGTGGCTGA
- a CDS encoding DUF6049 family protein, with protein MTRRLMTWMLLLAAIAVGIVATPSRANEPVDVSIESLTPQMLDRSQPDQLITITGMVRNTTDQVVENASVHFWHSTKPITEHAELEQVLTPGATQPQGSRVTNSKENYQDLGELSPGASVKFTVSATTKDLALSSKTDAVYLFGALVRSNSSTQGPMNVGRGRAFAVATKKPLQVSTIVKLTARPTLLDNTDFQDNSLESRLVGELSKLLEAAEKPETYTLLDPSLLVEAQVLAGEHTVAGQAAAPSETASNFVSRIKSLISTGRVMRLPFGNPNLARLHAAGDLSGFEAALGWSETALQASGLEQTISNAPLVADLNENDSQDLALTLALHGFQKVFGNNFISSGEISTTNHDLKAHALRISPMDLPGISPGNTFTGAQISGRRLAEGLLGGNPTIHMIREAKDITRAELLAGSETPAPLPEPSGQARYEVPKEQTTSWPKLRSQVQGIFDSTQLLEELTGTDRTALNATIAARAFNSAFQSEQEAMDFVSATPSEKLAPSAIRLSAASQFVMGSETNNFPVTISNPLPITVKVRVQFVSDSPNRIRVAPSDLVTLGPGEHRTVSISPSTTSNGVVTVRAQLTTEQGTAFGSVVPVEITATGLGRVGWIIIVISGAVVGGGTFLRIRAVQRERARESREQ; from the coding sequence GTGACGAGAAGGCTGATGACCTGGATGCTGCTGCTGGCGGCCATCGCCGTCGGCATCGTCGCCACCCCTTCCCGGGCTAACGAGCCCGTCGACGTGAGCATCGAGTCCCTCACCCCTCAAATGTTGGACCGTTCGCAACCGGACCAGCTCATCACCATCACCGGGATGGTGCGCAACACCACTGATCAGGTCGTCGAAAATGCCAGCGTTCACTTCTGGCACTCGACCAAGCCGATCACGGAACACGCCGAGCTCGAACAAGTTCTCACCCCCGGCGCGACGCAACCCCAGGGGAGCCGGGTCACGAATTCCAAGGAGAACTACCAGGATCTCGGCGAGCTGTCCCCGGGGGCCTCCGTGAAGTTCACGGTGAGCGCGACCACGAAGGATCTGGCCCTGTCCTCGAAGACGGATGCCGTCTACCTTTTCGGGGCGCTGGTCCGCTCCAACTCGTCCACTCAGGGCCCCATGAACGTGGGACGTGGCAGGGCGTTCGCCGTCGCCACAAAGAAGCCTTTGCAGGTCTCGACCATCGTGAAGCTCACCGCCCGCCCCACCCTGCTCGACAACACCGATTTCCAAGACAACTCCCTCGAATCCCGGCTCGTGGGAGAACTGTCCAAGCTGTTGGAGGCGGCTGAAAAACCCGAAACCTACACGCTGCTGGACCCTTCCCTGCTCGTCGAGGCCCAGGTATTGGCCGGGGAACACACCGTCGCTGGCCAGGCCGCTGCGCCGAGCGAGACCGCCAGCAATTTCGTAAGCCGCATCAAGAGTTTGATCAGTACAGGTCGAGTAATGCGGCTGCCATTCGGAAACCCCAACCTAGCGCGTCTGCACGCTGCCGGGGACCTGTCCGGTTTCGAGGCCGCATTGGGATGGTCCGAGACCGCTTTACAGGCATCGGGGCTTGAACAGACCATCAGCAACGCACCCCTCGTCGCCGACCTGAATGAGAACGACTCCCAGGACCTGGCGTTGACGCTGGCCCTCCACGGCTTCCAGAAGGTTTTCGGAAACAACTTCATATCCAGCGGCGAGATAAGCACCACGAACCACGACCTCAAGGCTCACGCCCTACGCATCTCCCCCATGGACCTGCCTGGGATAAGTCCTGGAAACACCTTCACGGGCGCACAGATCTCAGGACGTCGCCTGGCCGAGGGACTGCTGGGAGGAAACCCGACGATCCACATGATCCGAGAGGCCAAGGACATCACTCGTGCAGAGCTCCTGGCAGGCTCCGAAACCCCCGCCCCTCTCCCTGAACCCAGCGGCCAGGCCCGCTACGAAGTACCAAAGGAGCAGACCACATCGTGGCCCAAGCTGCGTTCCCAGGTGCAGGGCATCTTTGACTCCACCCAGCTTCTGGAAGAGTTGACAGGAACCGACCGCACGGCCCTGAACGCAACCATTGCTGCTCGGGCCTTCAACAGCGCTTTCCAATCCGAGCAGGAGGCGATGGATTTCGTCAGCGCAACCCCGAGCGAGAAACTGGCCCCGTCCGCTATCCGATTGAGCGCCGCCAGCCAGTTCGTGATGGGATCCGAGACCAACAACTTCCCTGTCACGATCAGCAATCCGCTCCCCATCACAGTGAAAGTGCGAGTGCAGTTCGTCAGCGACTCCCCCAACCGGATCCGGGTCGCCCCCTCCGACCTGGTGACCCTGGGACCTGGCGAGCACCGAACGGTGAGCATCTCCCCGTCCACCACATCCAACGGTGTAGTGACGGTGCGGGCCCAACTCACGACGGAGCAGGGAACGGCATTCGGTTCAGTGGTGCCGGTGGAGATCACGGCCACCGGCCTTGGGCGAGTCGGCTGGATCATCATCGTCATCTCGGGTGCAGTAGTGGGCGGAGGCACATTCCTGCGTATCAGGGCAGTGCAGAGGGAACGAGCCAGGGAGAGTCGTGAGCAGTAG
- the murJ gene encoding murein biosynthesis integral membrane protein MurJ — MSSSAGSGVSNTRKLLSASALMAAGTLVSRGLGILRTMLVAFILGNGTRQADILSLASTISNGMYILFVGGAVNTVLVPQIVRAIRHDEDGGEAFTNRIMTAFMLAISVVTVVLTLLAPLITFLYSSDAYRTPDLESQYASMVALTYCTLPQIFFYGAYTMLGQILNARDQFGPMMWAPIANNVISILVLGFYLVIWGAGGDHSGAFTTEQILLLGIGSTLGIAAQALVLIPFVKKIGFRFRPRFDLRGAGLGKTFQLAKWTLGFVLINQAVLMLVNRLATSATAAGSGGGSNVYGNASLIWMMPHSLITVSLATAMLPNASRLAAEGDLEGVAAEARKTMRLSLVALVPASMVFLALSDPMAILLFGHGQGSRDANLIAWALGAFALGTVPFTVQFICLRTFYALEDTRTPFRLQLVIGGVNAVGALLLVHLINDPSWTAAALAGAYSLAYLVGVQLSWRQLKRKIPHLNGRDLMMHVARLGIGAGSGALVAWFLSNLILDALPGGILGPLLALCLGGGIIGAGFLVVGKALKVRELASLGDMIRSRLGRGTPSAPTEDEKPQKEPSLPHIPTIGAEPATAAALVDDLMPTGLHTIIADGTFNGWNAARIPEESMAAALELPSLVGKLTPDPADVDPDSTDDLVATRITPAVQNTPAPEPSVSPVETSMQAQIIGPDEPSMFEGVDEITSGQRLMSTGDLLSTRFRIEELITVRDGIETWRSHDLVLSRDVMAHIIPEGSPHTTNLLQAARKGAIATDSRFLRVLDAVSLDNDPREIGGYIVCEYAHGSSLANLLKHGPLSTLEAAWVVRELADALTSLHGQGLFHEQLTPNNIVITTLGAVKLAGFGVEAGFHPNTSVKWSDREAADVRGLASLLYAMLVLHWPGGDMLGLPAAPLVNGEIALMSSVTPGISPALDRICAAALAGQELAPDQRITTASQLASELATVLGTADASPDLEARVRQPQNPIPTHLRPTPLDSMPTPVVPDSTATQVQPAVARQSRQRVVETSAVEEVKSAKPTYEGRPLLWVVLVAAIATLVISLIVVAINSIGRPEAPGSSSPTPTASESQEAPATGTVIPVATVTDFDPRADNGNGQEHPDQVNNAIDGDPSTGWSTMQYLDNPKLGGLKPGVGLVLDLGKPVKLGEIEVTFAAAGETVELRVPEKEATDKAPMDRQAQWRTVATAEDTSEQTVLTPTEEVTSRYVLIYLTKLPEVSSGRYVGTVNEIVVKQG, encoded by the coding sequence GTGAGCAGTAGTGCCGGTAGCGGTGTGAGCAACACCCGCAAATTGCTTTCCGCGAGCGCCCTGATGGCCGCCGGGACGCTCGTTTCCCGGGGTCTCGGAATCCTGAGGACGATGCTGGTGGCCTTCATCCTCGGCAACGGCACCCGACAGGCCGACATCCTGTCGTTGGCGAGCACGATCTCCAATGGCATGTACATCCTGTTCGTGGGTGGCGCGGTCAACACTGTTCTGGTACCGCAGATCGTGCGCGCCATCCGTCATGACGAGGACGGCGGCGAAGCGTTCACGAACCGGATCATGACCGCTTTCATGTTGGCCATCAGCGTGGTAACGGTGGTCCTGACCCTCCTGGCCCCTCTGATCACGTTCCTCTACTCGTCGGATGCCTACCGCACCCCAGACCTCGAGTCCCAGTACGCCTCGATGGTGGCGCTGACCTACTGTACCCTGCCTCAGATTTTCTTCTACGGCGCCTACACGATGCTGGGGCAAATCCTCAATGCGCGCGACCAGTTCGGTCCCATGATGTGGGCGCCAATCGCCAACAACGTCATCTCGATCCTCGTGCTGGGTTTCTACCTGGTGATCTGGGGCGCCGGAGGGGACCATTCGGGTGCGTTCACCACGGAGCAGATACTGTTGCTAGGTATCGGCTCCACACTGGGGATCGCGGCCCAGGCCCTCGTGCTGATCCCGTTCGTGAAAAAAATCGGCTTCCGGTTCAGGCCACGTTTCGACCTTCGGGGAGCAGGGCTGGGCAAGACCTTCCAACTGGCCAAGTGGACCTTGGGTTTCGTGCTCATCAACCAGGCCGTGCTGATGCTGGTCAACCGTCTGGCCACCTCCGCGACGGCCGCCGGATCTGGTGGAGGCTCCAACGTCTACGGAAACGCCAGCCTGATCTGGATGATGCCGCATTCCCTGATCACAGTCTCCTTGGCAACCGCAATGTTGCCCAACGCATCCCGGCTGGCCGCCGAGGGGGACCTCGAGGGCGTCGCGGCCGAGGCTCGCAAAACAATGCGACTGTCGCTGGTGGCGCTGGTGCCCGCCTCGATGGTTTTCCTGGCACTCTCCGACCCCATGGCCATCCTGTTGTTCGGCCATGGCCAGGGCAGCCGCGACGCCAACCTGATCGCCTGGGCTCTTGGGGCCTTCGCCCTGGGCACGGTTCCGTTCACCGTGCAGTTCATCTGCCTTCGTACCTTCTACGCCCTGGAGGACACCCGCACCCCGTTCCGGCTGCAGCTCGTGATAGGAGGCGTGAACGCAGTAGGCGCCCTGCTGCTAGTCCATCTGATCAATGATCCCTCGTGGACAGCGGCGGCACTCGCAGGAGCCTATTCGTTGGCCTACCTGGTGGGGGTCCAGCTCAGCTGGCGCCAACTCAAGCGGAAAATACCCCACCTGAACGGTCGGGATCTCATGATGCACGTCGCCCGCTTGGGTATCGGCGCAGGCAGCGGCGCCCTAGTAGCGTGGTTCCTATCCAACCTGATCCTGGATGCACTCCCCGGCGGAATTCTCGGCCCCCTGCTGGCGCTGTGTCTGGGAGGCGGCATCATCGGGGCCGGTTTCCTGGTGGTGGGCAAGGCGCTGAAAGTCCGGGAGCTCGCGAGCCTCGGCGACATGATCCGTTCCCGGCTCGGACGGGGCACGCCCTCCGCTCCCACTGAGGACGAGAAACCGCAGAAAGAACCGTCCCTGCCACACATCCCCACCATTGGTGCGGAACCCGCCACCGCGGCCGCTCTGGTGGATGACCTTATGCCGACAGGCCTGCACACAATCATCGCCGACGGCACTTTCAACGGTTGGAACGCGGCACGCATACCGGAGGAGTCCATGGCTGCAGCTCTCGAACTACCAAGCCTGGTGGGCAAACTCACCCCGGATCCTGCAGACGTCGATCCGGATTCCACCGATGACCTCGTGGCCACCCGGATAACCCCCGCCGTGCAGAACACCCCGGCTCCCGAACCCTCGGTCTCGCCGGTCGAGACAAGCATGCAGGCGCAGATCATCGGCCCGGACGAGCCCTCCATGTTCGAGGGAGTCGACGAAATCACCTCGGGCCAGCGCTTGATGAGCACTGGCGACCTGCTCTCCACACGATTCCGCATCGAGGAACTAATCACGGTACGGGACGGCATTGAAACGTGGCGCTCCCACGACCTGGTGCTTTCCCGCGATGTCATGGCGCACATCATCCCGGAGGGCAGTCCCCACACCACCAACCTGCTGCAGGCGGCCCGCAAGGGAGCAATCGCCACCGATTCCCGTTTCCTGCGGGTGCTGGATGCCGTCAGCCTGGACAACGATCCGCGCGAGATCGGCGGCTACATCGTCTGTGAGTACGCGCATGGCAGTTCACTTGCCAACTTGCTGAAACACGGCCCACTCAGCACGCTGGAAGCAGCCTGGGTCGTCCGGGAACTGGCGGATGCCCTCACCTCGTTGCACGGACAGGGACTGTTTCACGAGCAGCTGACCCCCAACAACATCGTGATCACGACCCTCGGCGCCGTGAAACTGGCCGGTTTCGGGGTCGAGGCCGGGTTCCATCCGAACACATCCGTGAAGTGGAGCGACCGTGAGGCGGCCGATGTGCGAGGGCTCGCCAGTCTGCTGTACGCAATGCTGGTGCTGCACTGGCCGGGTGGGGACATGTTGGGTCTTCCCGCTGCCCCGCTCGTCAACGGAGAGATCGCCTTGATGAGCTCCGTGACCCCCGGTATCTCCCCCGCCTTGGATCGCATCTGTGCAGCAGCCCTGGCGGGACAGGAGTTGGCACCAGATCAGCGGATCACAACGGCCTCCCAATTGGCCTCGGAACTCGCCACGGTGCTGGGAACAGCAGATGCCTCCCCGGACCTGGAAGCCCGGGTCAGGCAGCCGCAGAACCCCATCCCGACCCACCTGCGGCCCACCCCACTGGACTCGATGCCGACACCCGTGGTTCCCGACTCCACCGCGACGCAGGTGCAGCCGGCAGTGGCCCGGCAATCCCGCCAACGGGTGGTGGAGACCAGTGCAGTGGAGGAGGTGAAATCCGCCAAGCCCACCTACGAGGGCAGGCCCCTGTTGTGGGTGGTTCTGGTGGCAGCGATCGCCACTCTCGTGATCTCCTTGATCGTGGTCGCGATCAACAGCATCGGCAGGCCCGAGGCCCCCGGGTCCAGCTCCCCCACGCCCACGGCCAGCGAGTCACAGGAGGCACCAGCCACCGGCACCGTCATCCCCGTGGCCACTGTCACCGACTTCGATCCCCGGGCCGACAATGGCAACGGGCAGGAACATCCGGACCAGGTGAACAACGCAATCGACGGCGACCCCAGCACGGGCTGGTCCACCATGCAGTACCTGGACAACCCCAAGCTGGGTGGTTTGAAACCGGGTGTCGGGCTGGTGCTCGATCTGGGAAAGCCAGTCAAGCTAGGAGAGATCGAGGTGACCTTTGCCGCGGCCGGCGAAACAGTCGAGCTGCGGGTCCCGGAAAAGGAGGCCACGGACAAAGCCCCCATGGACCGTCAGGCCCAGTGGAGGACTGTAGCCACAGCCGAGGACACCTCGGAGCAGACCGTCCTCACACCCACTGAAGAGGTCACCAGCCGCTATGTGCTGATTTACCTCACCAAACTGCCGGAGGTCTCGTCGGGACGCTACGTGGGGACCGTGAACGAGATCGTCGTCAAACAGGGGTGA